A genomic region of Mycobacterium sp. Aquia_213 contains the following coding sequences:
- a CDS encoding type II restriction endonuclease, which produces MTESLSLETWLREQCAEYAFDVGGVYQVDGHHAYPLVANDAADLRGQLDAGGHLLPLPKESAALANVLEVSIVAFLISRIAIVAGADVVQGTERGYPDLEISGEAFGGGFHAIDIKAARRAMSTSANKRGQPRNATQSAITLYTGNTYFRHPTRKFAGTFRPFAEYQSHLDVIAIYTLDVDTSERVKDLELIVQQPWKIASKQRSSTTREYIGAVKNIDAIRDGNGAFATPEEFYTFWRAYRFKTARVVEQMFQKLADEET; this is translated from the coding sequence ATGACGGAGAGCTTGAGCCTCGAGACCTGGCTTCGTGAGCAGTGTGCTGAGTACGCCTTCGACGTCGGCGGTGTCTACCAGGTGGATGGACACCACGCCTATCCGTTGGTCGCGAACGATGCTGCCGATCTGAGAGGCCAACTCGATGCGGGCGGGCATCTCCTTCCGTTACCAAAGGAGTCTGCTGCGTTGGCGAACGTACTTGAAGTCAGCATCGTTGCGTTCCTGATTTCCCGCATCGCGATAGTTGCGGGCGCCGACGTGGTGCAGGGTACCGAGCGCGGTTACCCGGACTTGGAGATCAGCGGCGAAGCCTTCGGTGGTGGATTCCACGCTATCGACATCAAGGCCGCGAGACGTGCGATGAGCACGAGTGCAAATAAGAGGGGGCAGCCCCGCAACGCGACGCAGAGTGCGATCACGCTGTACACCGGCAACACTTACTTCCGGCATCCGACTCGGAAGTTTGCAGGCACGTTCCGGCCATTCGCGGAGTATCAGTCGCACCTCGACGTGATCGCGATCTACACCCTCGACGTGGACACCTCGGAGCGTGTGAAGGACCTAGAGCTGATCGTGCAGCAGCCGTGGAAGATCGCCAGCAAGCAACGGTCCTCGACCACTCGTGAATACATCGGCGCCGTCAAGAACATCGACGCGATCCGCGACGGCAACGGTGCCTTCGCGACGCCTGAGGAGTTCTACACGTTCTGGCGGGCATACAGATTCAAGACAGCCCGGGTGGTGGAGCAAATGTTTCAGAAGTTAGCCGACGAAGAGACATGA
- a CDS encoding DNA cytosine methyltransferase, producing MVGTNGVAISLFSGAGGLDLGAEDAGFQVRAAVERDGDAALTMEKNFDTLASPVIQKDILETPTSDLLKAAGLRKGQRPDLLLGGPPCTPFSKSGFWLEWKRLGLDPDASLLQAYTRVLSEARPRAFVLENVYALTYNNQASRPALTRLLQEIDNAGYECNIKVLNAADFGVPQARPRLFIIGAPKGKPTPVHPVPTHGGRWERRDSGNADRPYVTAGQALEGLTSDPEREERLGGQYGKLVPGIPPGENYLHYTAERGHPDPVFTWRSRYWSFLLKLDPSKPSPTIQAHPGPNVGPFHWENRRLRVAEVKRLFTFPDEFELVGNRASVQAQLGNSVPPLLAKRVVAAVKPYIV from the coding sequence ATGGTAGGCACGAACGGTGTAGCGATCTCCCTATTCTCGGGCGCAGGCGGACTGGACCTCGGAGCCGAAGACGCCGGATTCCAGGTGCGCGCCGCCGTCGAGCGTGATGGGGATGCCGCTCTGACGATGGAGAAGAACTTCGACACCCTCGCGTCCCCCGTCATCCAGAAGGACATCCTCGAAACGCCAACCAGCGACCTCCTCAAGGCAGCAGGCCTACGGAAGGGGCAGCGCCCGGACCTACTGCTCGGTGGGCCTCCGTGCACTCCGTTCTCTAAGAGCGGTTTCTGGTTGGAGTGGAAGCGATTGGGCCTCGACCCCGACGCATCTTTGCTGCAGGCGTATACGCGCGTGCTGAGCGAGGCTCGTCCTCGAGCGTTCGTGCTGGAGAACGTGTACGCACTGACGTACAACAATCAGGCCAGCCGACCCGCGCTCACCCGATTGCTGCAGGAGATAGACAACGCAGGCTACGAATGCAATATCAAGGTGCTCAACGCCGCCGACTTCGGCGTCCCGCAGGCACGGCCGCGGCTCTTCATCATCGGCGCTCCCAAGGGCAAGCCCACTCCCGTGCATCCTGTTCCGACTCACGGCGGGCGGTGGGAGCGGCGGGATTCCGGCAACGCGGACCGACCCTATGTCACCGCCGGGCAGGCGCTGGAAGGCCTCACAAGCGATCCAGAGCGCGAGGAAAGGCTGGGAGGCCAGTATGGGAAGCTAGTTCCTGGAATTCCCCCGGGTGAAAACTACCTGCACTACACAGCAGAGCGGGGCCACCCCGATCCGGTTTTCACCTGGAGGAGCCGCTACTGGTCGTTCCTGCTCAAGCTGGACCCGAGCAAGCCTTCCCCCACGATCCAGGCGCACCCCGGTCCGAACGTAGGACCGTTCCATTGGGAGAACCGGCGACTCCGCGTGGCCGAGGTCAAGCGGTTGTTCACCTTCCCCGACGAGTTCGAGTTAGTTGGAAACCGCGCGAGCGTGCAGGCTCAGCTCGGCAACTCGGTGCCTCCACTGTTGGCCAAGCGAGTTGTCGCGGCAGTCAAGCCATACATTGTCTGA
- a CDS encoding DUF262 domain-containing protein: MKVKSDDRTIGEVLQGHFLKVPRFQRPYEWTKEEVDDFWDDIHGANNDYFIGSMVLFQSTHGLQGIVDGQQRLTTITLLLCILRDELERVGLTDEGAGLHNLIERRSVLDNKSHFVLQTDESSPYLRYMQSFPRQGDALVSDAEKLLRLAADLLRTRVRRVMSQDPAKAQEHLLKLRQTILGLRLITVEVDNEDDATVIFQTLNSRGRDLATADLVKSHLFSHLRAENPANDAAREKWTQIRAGFSASRADLPIDRFLLHSWLSRRDYLAQADLGKTVRKSIRRTEAMSYLDGLVLDARLYREINEPDFRDTWQREERPCKAAFSALQTFRVRQPLPWLLAVWRDYDGGNLKLKHANAAATAIERFHFLSTAVASQPSSGGISKMYATHARQLFAASSGQAKVEIIRDLHKKISAGQRLPTLDQFAAAFAQVKYSRVFTQQSRLVAYTLSRLHAHFVAAPIDFSQMTIEHIAPQTRRVGPTAVSVLDVARLGNLILVPKELNEKLGTKSFKDKQALLQAAADDGLYVDPYVLSASRWTEDQIHERTRTLAEAAYGRVWSLAEVRP, from the coding sequence ATGAAGGTCAAAAGCGATGATCGGACAATCGGTGAAGTCCTCCAAGGTCACTTCCTCAAAGTTCCACGGTTTCAACGACCGTATGAATGGACCAAGGAAGAGGTTGACGACTTCTGGGATGACATACATGGCGCCAATAACGATTACTTCATCGGCTCGATGGTCCTCTTTCAATCAACGCATGGTCTACAAGGAATCGTCGATGGCCAACAGCGGCTAACAACTATCACGTTGCTGCTATGCATCCTCCGCGATGAATTAGAGCGGGTGGGATTGACCGACGAGGGCGCGGGCCTCCACAATCTCATCGAACGTCGAAGCGTGCTCGATAACAAGAGTCATTTTGTCTTGCAGACCGATGAAAGCAGTCCCTACCTACGCTATATGCAGTCGTTCCCCCGGCAGGGTGACGCGCTCGTCTCCGATGCCGAGAAGCTTCTTAGGCTTGCGGCAGATTTATTGCGCACGCGTGTACGCCGTGTGATGAGCCAGGATCCGGCGAAGGCACAGGAGCACCTTCTCAAGCTGCGGCAAACGATACTCGGCCTGCGTCTGATTACCGTCGAGGTCGACAACGAGGACGACGCGACAGTAATCTTCCAGACGCTGAATAGTCGTGGTCGGGACCTCGCGACCGCTGACCTTGTCAAGAGTCACCTTTTTTCACATCTACGCGCAGAGAATCCTGCGAATGATGCGGCACGTGAAAAATGGACGCAGATACGTGCGGGTTTCTCCGCATCACGGGCCGACTTGCCTATAGATAGATTCCTGCTGCACAGTTGGTTGTCGCGCCGCGATTACTTGGCACAGGCCGATCTCGGCAAGACAGTCCGAAAGTCAATACGTCGCACCGAGGCAATGAGTTACCTCGACGGCCTAGTGCTCGATGCAAGGCTGTATCGCGAGATCAATGAACCCGATTTCCGAGACACATGGCAGCGGGAAGAAAGACCCTGCAAAGCGGCATTTTCTGCACTGCAGACATTTAGAGTCCGGCAACCGCTTCCTTGGCTGCTCGCGGTCTGGCGTGATTACGACGGCGGCAATTTGAAGTTAAAGCATGCGAACGCCGCTGCGACGGCAATCGAGCGATTTCACTTCCTGTCCACGGCGGTAGCAAGTCAACCATCTTCAGGCGGCATATCGAAGATGTATGCGACCCACGCACGGCAACTTTTCGCAGCTTCGTCTGGTCAAGCCAAGGTAGAGATCATTCGCGATCTTCATAAGAAGATTTCTGCGGGGCAGCGGCTACCGACACTCGACCAATTCGCAGCGGCGTTTGCGCAGGTCAAATACTCCAGGGTTTTTACTCAGCAGAGCAGACTCGTCGCCTACACGCTAAGCCGCTTGCACGCTCACTTCGTCGCAGCGCCCATTGACTTCAGCCAGATGACTATCGAGCACATCGCGCCACAGACTCGGAGGGTAGGACCGACAGCTGTCTCTGTACTTGACGTAGCAAGACTGGGCAATCTCATCCTGGTCCCCAAAGAGTTGAATGAGAAACTCGGGACGAAGTCCTTCAAAGACAAACAGGCCCTGCTGCAGGCGGCGGCTGACGACGGACTGTATGTCGACCCCTATGTGTTGTCTGCCAGCAGGTGGACCGAAGACCAGATTCACGAACGCACCCGCACATTGGCTGAGGCCGCGTACGGAAGGGTCTGGTCGCTTGCTGAGGTGCGGCCATAA
- a CDS encoding EcsC family protein, protein MALSEYEQAQLKKVAAHKERILSRKSRRLFPVTVGGMGSGLFGKLVKLPGLRQAKDQGAALLDATAAGAGKFMARTAQLTTSDTHVIDGYARKGHSVEHLEDIRKLDLRAIDDVASFALLHHAYSLSAAAEGAAAGLAINGGEVVATAGSVATGGVAAAPGLSTVVAAMGVDAAALLTACTGVVARDALYYGYDPRDPAEEIFMMQVIGLALATTASAKAAAYQQLATLAESLARDATWQELDQQTFDKVAQRFAVKFSRKLMEKRAFQLIPVVGVGIGAALNWKTVAEIADAAYWVYRERFLYDKGGSVEPIDVDVTDGDSDDGAIDVVDILKSEGVDIDGLHPEDD, encoded by the coding sequence GTGGCGCTATCTGAGTACGAGCAAGCACAGCTCAAGAAGGTCGCCGCGCACAAGGAGCGCATCCTCAGTCGTAAGTCGCGTCGACTATTTCCCGTCACCGTAGGCGGGATGGGTTCAGGGCTGTTCGGCAAGCTTGTGAAGCTGCCAGGCCTTCGCCAGGCGAAAGACCAGGGCGCGGCGCTGTTGGACGCAACGGCGGCGGGTGCGGGCAAGTTCATGGCCAGAACGGCTCAACTGACGACGTCTGACACTCACGTCATCGATGGCTACGCGCGGAAAGGTCATTCGGTCGAGCATCTCGAAGACATCAGGAAGCTCGACCTGAGGGCGATCGACGATGTGGCTTCATTCGCTCTGCTGCATCACGCCTACTCGCTATCGGCAGCAGCGGAAGGTGCGGCAGCCGGTCTCGCCATCAACGGCGGCGAGGTAGTGGCAACTGCTGGTTCGGTGGCAACCGGCGGAGTTGCGGCCGCGCCAGGACTAAGCACCGTCGTCGCGGCGATGGGAGTCGACGCCGCAGCGCTTTTGACCGCTTGCACCGGTGTTGTCGCTCGGGACGCTCTCTATTACGGCTACGACCCGCGCGATCCCGCCGAAGAGATCTTCATGATGCAAGTCATCGGGTTAGCGTTGGCAACCACGGCATCGGCGAAAGCCGCTGCCTACCAACAGCTTGCGACCTTGGCGGAGAGCCTGGCTCGAGATGCGACTTGGCAAGAGCTCGATCAGCAGACGTTCGACAAGGTGGCTCAGAGGTTTGCCGTGAAGTTCAGCCGTAAGCTGATGGAGAAGAGGGCTTTTCAACTTATTCCCGTCGTCGGAGTCGGGATTGGCGCAGCCTTGAACTGGAAGACGGTTGCCGAGATCGCCGATGCGGCCTACTGGGTCTACCGCGAGCGATTCTTGTACGACAAGGGCGGCAGCGTCGAGCCCATCGATGTCGATGTCACCGACGGTGATTCCGACGACGGTGCGATTGATGTCGTCGACATCCTGAAGTCGGAAGGCGTCGACATCGACGGCCTCCATCCCGAAGATGACTGA
- a CDS encoding HD domain-containing protein: protein MDLIATADAIAAEAHAGQVDKAGMPYVGHVRRVASYVDPTNTEAVVAALLHDVIEDTGINAAELSDRGIPQAAIDAIELLTRRDDQPSASYYQRISEHPTAREVKLADLADNTDPDRLATLSESDRQRLTQKYSGAYAALGADFDDGSRRRSRAAQ, encoded by the coding sequence ATGGACCTCATTGCGACGGCGGACGCAATTGCGGCCGAGGCGCATGCCGGCCAGGTCGACAAGGCCGGCATGCCCTACGTGGGACACGTCCGCCGGGTGGCGTCCTACGTGGACCCCACTAACACCGAGGCCGTGGTGGCGGCGCTGCTGCACGACGTCATTGAGGACACCGGCATCAACGCGGCGGAACTGAGCGACCGCGGGATCCCGCAGGCGGCGATCGACGCGATCGAGCTGCTCACCCGCCGCGACGACCAGCCGTCCGCCAGTTACTACCAGCGCATCAGCGAGCACCCGACCGCCCGGGAAGTGAAGCTCGCGGATCTGGCCGACAACACCGATCCCGATCGCCTGGCCACGCTGAGTGAGTCCGACCGTCAACGGCTGACGCAGAAGTACTCGGGCGCCTACGCGGCACTCGGCGCCGACTTCGACGACGGTTCCCGGCGCAGATCTCGTGCAGCGCAATGA
- a CDS encoding HNH endonuclease signature motif containing protein → MSSTAPSLAVVSPAERVEVLFDELAELTGQRNAIDGRIVEIAAEIDRDELCGVTGARSVAALMGWKTGSSSANAHTIATVARRLAEFPRCAAGLREGRLSLDQVGVIAARAGGGSDEHYAALAAVATVGQLRTAVKLEPRPEPDSARPGPQASITKTSDEEFTWWRIRLPHLDAATFDAALAAHREALIAEWKHDHDTGDGACDQVPPLPGTVEAFMRLVETGWDAEAARRPHGQHTTVVVHVDVAQRAAALHLGPLLTDAERRYLSCDATCEVWFERDGEVIGAGRATRVINRRLRRALEHRHRTCAVAGCGATRGLHAHHIRHWEDGGLTELANLVLVCPYHHRLHHRGVITITGTADDLTITDSSGGPLRAGSLARPPNLAPPDVPPCPGPTGERADWWWYEPFQPQPPPPTN, encoded by the coding sequence ATGTCTTCGACCGCACCGTCACTAGCGGTGGTGAGTCCTGCCGAGCGAGTTGAGGTGTTGTTTGACGAGTTGGCGGAGTTGACCGGTCAGCGTAATGCGATTGATGGGCGCATTGTGGAGATCGCCGCTGAGATAGATCGCGACGAGCTGTGCGGGGTCACCGGCGCGCGGTCGGTGGCGGCGTTGATGGGCTGGAAGACCGGCTCATCATCGGCGAACGCCCACACGATCGCCACGGTGGCGCGCCGGCTAGCGGAGTTTCCCCGCTGCGCGGCGGGCCTGCGGGAGGGTCGGCTGTCACTCGATCAGGTCGGGGTGATCGCGGCGCGGGCGGGCGGGGGATCTGATGAGCATTATGCGGCGCTGGCCGCGGTGGCGACGGTCGGCCAGTTGCGTACCGCGGTCAAGCTGGAACCGCGACCCGAACCCGATTCTGCCCGGCCAGGCCCGCAGGCCTCGATCACCAAGACCTCCGACGAGGAGTTCACGTGGTGGCGGATCCGGCTTCCGCACCTGGACGCGGCGACGTTCGACGCGGCGTTGGCCGCGCATCGGGAGGCGCTGATCGCCGAGTGGAAGCACGATCACGACACTGGCGACGGCGCCTGCGATCAGGTGCCGCCGTTGCCGGGCACTGTCGAGGCGTTTATGCGCCTGGTGGAGACGGGGTGGGACGCCGAGGCGGCCCGCCGACCCCACGGGCAGCACACCACCGTGGTGGTGCACGTCGATGTTGCCCAGCGCGCCGCCGCGCTGCATCTGGGTCCGCTGCTCACCGACGCCGAACGCCGATACCTGAGCTGTGATGCCACTTGTGAAGTCTGGTTCGAACGTGACGGCGAGGTCATCGGCGCCGGGCGCGCGACGCGGGTGATCAACCGGCGGCTTCGCCGCGCCCTCGAGCACCGCCACCGAACGTGCGCGGTTGCCGGCTGTGGTGCCACCCGCGGACTGCACGCACACCACATCCGGCACTGGGAAGACGGCGGACTGACCGAGTTGGCCAACCTGGTGCTGGTGTGCCCGTATCACCACCGGTTGCACCACCGCGGCGTGATCACCATCACCGGAACCGCAGACGACCTCACCATCACCGACAGCTCCGGTGGACCGCTGCGCGCGGGATCGCTCGCGCGTCCACCCAACCTTGCCCCGCCCGATGTCCCACCGTGTCCCGGGCCCACCGGCGAGCGCGCCGACTGGTGGTGGTATGAACCCTTCCAGCCACAACCACCACCACCAACCAACTAG
- a CDS encoding LysR family transcriptional regulator yields MELRQLEYFVAVAAELNFSRAAQRIHVVQSALSASVARLEKELGVELFDRSKRQIVLTPPGEVFLQHARDVIHTAQRAQASVADYRDQLTGTVTLGTLMSWGGLNLAAVLEEFRRLHPLVTVQLRQSLTGSAGHLDAIADGKMDLALVSLSSSPSRLVAVRELMHEPMVFVCESSHALARRRHVRLGDLAGQDFINFPRGWGIRQRLDAGFAAADVHPTSAYEVADYAIAAELVRHRLAATVLPISAAERFPDLRVIPLSPPLTWTLYLASAESQTGGAVRALVDTITRYVEV; encoded by the coding sequence ATGGAGTTGCGGCAGTTGGAGTACTTCGTCGCGGTGGCCGCGGAGCTGAACTTCTCCCGGGCGGCCCAGCGGATCCACGTCGTACAGTCCGCGCTGTCCGCGTCGGTGGCCAGGCTGGAAAAGGAACTCGGTGTCGAGCTGTTCGACCGGTCCAAGCGCCAGATTGTCCTCACTCCGCCCGGCGAGGTCTTCTTGCAGCACGCCCGCGACGTGATCCACACCGCGCAGCGCGCGCAGGCGTCGGTGGCGGATTACCGCGATCAGCTGACCGGCACCGTCACGCTGGGCACGCTGATGTCGTGGGGCGGGCTGAACCTGGCGGCCGTGCTCGAAGAGTTCCGTCGTCTGCATCCACTGGTGACGGTTCAGTTGCGCCAAAGCCTCACCGGCTCAGCCGGCCATCTCGACGCGATAGCCGACGGCAAGATGGACCTCGCCCTGGTGTCGCTCTCCTCGTCGCCGTCACGGCTGGTCGCGGTGCGGGAACTGATGCACGAGCCGATGGTGTTCGTCTGCGAATCCAGCCATGCGCTGGCCCGTCGCCGCCACGTACGGCTCGGCGACCTCGCCGGGCAGGACTTCATCAACTTCCCGCGCGGGTGGGGAATCCGCCAACGTCTCGATGCGGGTTTCGCCGCGGCCGACGTGCACCCGACGAGCGCCTACGAAGTCGCCGACTACGCGATCGCCGCCGAGCTGGTGCGGCATCGGCTGGCGGCGACCGTGCTGCCGATCAGTGCGGCCGAGCGGTTCCCCGACCTACGCGTCATTCCGCTGAGCCCGCCGCTGACCTGGACGCTGTATCTGGCTTCCGCGGAGTCTCAAACCGGCGGCGCCGTGCGCGCACTCGTCGACACCATCACCCGCTACGTCGAGGTATGA
- a CDS encoding quinone oxidoreductase family protein, whose translation MRALRFNTFGDATVLHIADLPDPTATAREAVIRVEAASINPSDVKNVAGQMDWTVLPRTPGRDFAGVVVSGPAEWEGAEVWGTGGDVGFTRDGSHAELIKVPVEALARKPEKLTFDEASTVGVNFVVGWYGAVEIAQLDAGETIAIFGVSGGVGGAVAQIAHALGATVIGVDRRKPDPATPAAHVLDEFVVFDPDADVAAEIKRLTKGNGVEVVYDAVGGVTTKAALASLAHRGRLVVISAIGTDTVDINLKDLYRNETRILGVDSGKLSVVDSARLLQKMLPYFESGEFKPLPISARYTLNESTAAYEAVAGHVAGRVIINP comes from the coding sequence ATGCGAGCCTTGCGCTTCAACACGTTCGGTGACGCCACCGTCCTGCACATCGCCGATCTGCCCGACCCGACGGCGACGGCGCGCGAAGCGGTGATCCGCGTGGAGGCCGCCTCGATCAACCCCTCCGACGTGAAAAACGTTGCCGGCCAGATGGACTGGACCGTGCTGCCGCGCACCCCCGGACGCGACTTCGCCGGGGTGGTCGTTAGCGGGCCGGCCGAATGGGAAGGTGCCGAGGTATGGGGCACCGGCGGCGACGTCGGATTCACCCGCGACGGCTCCCACGCGGAGCTGATCAAGGTGCCGGTCGAAGCGCTGGCCCGTAAGCCCGAAAAGCTCACCTTTGACGAAGCCTCGACCGTCGGGGTCAACTTCGTCGTCGGCTGGTACGGCGCGGTCGAGATCGCGCAGCTAGACGCGGGCGAAACGATTGCGATCTTCGGCGTCTCCGGGGGAGTGGGCGGTGCCGTCGCGCAGATCGCGCACGCGCTCGGCGCCACGGTGATCGGGGTGGACCGACGCAAGCCCGACCCGGCAACGCCCGCCGCGCATGTCCTCGACGAGTTCGTCGTCTTCGATCCCGACGCCGACGTCGCCGCCGAAATCAAACGACTCACCAAAGGCAACGGTGTCGAGGTCGTGTACGACGCGGTCGGCGGCGTGACCACAAAGGCCGCGCTTGCATCGCTCGCGCACCGCGGCCGGCTGGTCGTCATCAGCGCCATCGGTACCGACACGGTCGATATCAATCTAAAAGACCTGTACCGCAACGAAACCCGAATCCTGGGCGTCGACAGCGGCAAACTCAGCGTCGTCGACTCCGCGCGCCTGCTGCAAAAGATGTTGCCCTACTTCGAATCTGGCGAGTTCAAACCACTACCGATCTCCGCTCGTTACACCCTTAATGAGAGCACAGCCGCCTATGAAGCGGTCGCCGGCCACGTCGCCGGCCGCGTGATAATCAACCCCTGA
- a CDS encoding dioxygenase produces MSLNLTEDTITEAVQKTFDTSTDERFRQLMVSLVQHLHDFAREVRLTGDEWFTAMDFIERLGKISSPTRQEVVLASDILGLSMLLDTMNENPGGSATDSALLGPFYVEGRPTAPNGADISNGVAGTPMFVTGRLVNENGEPIKGAHVDTWHSDGTGYYDVQLTEQLHGEFAMRALLTTDEDGRFWFRSITPRYYPVPTDGPCGEIMRAANRPIMRPQHVHFWFHADGYHSLITQLFLKDDPYIDCDAVFSAQDSLKADFVHHEPGIAPDGTNVDEPFVTLDWTFTLAAE; encoded by the coding sequence ATGTCATTAAACCTAACCGAAGACACGATTACCGAGGCCGTGCAAAAGACGTTCGATACGTCCACCGACGAGCGGTTCCGTCAACTGATGGTCAGCCTGGTGCAGCACCTCCACGACTTCGCCCGCGAGGTCCGGCTGACCGGCGACGAATGGTTCACCGCAATGGACTTCATCGAACGGCTCGGCAAAATCTCGAGCCCAACCCGTCAAGAGGTGGTGCTGGCCTCCGACATCCTCGGCCTGTCGATGCTGTTGGACACGATGAACGAGAACCCCGGCGGATCGGCCACCGACTCGGCACTGCTGGGCCCGTTCTACGTCGAGGGCCGACCGACCGCCCCCAACGGCGCCGACATCTCCAATGGCGTTGCGGGCACACCGATGTTCGTCACCGGCCGCCTCGTCAACGAAAACGGCGAACCCATCAAAGGCGCGCACGTCGATACCTGGCACAGCGACGGCACCGGGTACTACGACGTTCAGCTGACCGAGCAGCTGCACGGCGAGTTCGCCATGCGCGCGCTGCTGACCACCGACGAGGACGGCCGATTCTGGTTCCGCTCGATCACGCCGCGCTACTACCCGGTGCCCACCGACGGCCCGTGCGGGGAGATCATGCGCGCCGCAAACCGACCCATCATGCGGCCCCAACACGTCCACTTCTGGTTTCACGCCGACGGCTACCACTCACTGATCACGCAACTCTTTCTCAAAGACGACCCCTACATCGACTGCGACGCGGTGTTCTCCGCGCAGGACTCGCTGAAGGCCGACTTCGTGCACCACGAACCCGGCATCGCGCCGGACGGAACAAACGTCGACGAACCCTTCGTCACCTTGGACTGGACGTTCACACTCGCGGCCGAGTGA
- a CDS encoding carboxymuconolactone decarboxylase family protein, whose amino-acid sequence MTRIALADLDRQPEPIREWADRRGNLNVFRLLANAPNVFPGWTQMVDELFASPTFSARMREVIVLRVAHLQGSAYELAQHVRLGRAAGLTEQQLDALATGDLDGTGFSADERAALDVVTELCTTHHLSDDSFAAARAVFGDAALTELLMIVSCYYGLALVLNAADLEIDATARFKT is encoded by the coding sequence ATGACACGCATCGCGCTCGCCGACCTCGATCGGCAACCCGAACCCATTCGTGAGTGGGCCGACCGTCGCGGCAACCTCAATGTCTTTCGGCTCCTTGCCAACGCGCCCAACGTTTTTCCCGGATGGACTCAGATGGTCGACGAGCTCTTCGCCAGCCCGACCTTCAGCGCGCGGATGCGGGAAGTGATCGTGCTGCGAGTGGCGCATCTGCAGGGCTCGGCCTATGAGCTTGCCCAGCATGTGCGGCTGGGCCGCGCCGCCGGGCTCACCGAACAACAGCTCGATGCCCTGGCGACCGGCGATCTCGACGGCACGGGCTTCAGCGCAGACGAACGCGCGGCCCTCGATGTCGTCACCGAGTTGTGCACCACCCACCACCTCAGCGACGACTCCTTCGCCGCCGCGCGGGCCGTCTTCGGAGACGCGGCGCTCACCGAATTGCTGATGATCGTCAGCTGCTATTACGGGCTGGCGCTGGTGCTCAACGCGGCCGATCTGGAGATCGACGCCACGGCGCGGTTCAAAACATGA
- a CDS encoding carboxymuconolactone decarboxylase family protein, with protein sequence MTRIPYRRPEDMTERARELTTERGNLNVYRTLANAENVYTGWMLAGRGALTSPVLTRRLRELVTLRTAFLMDSAYELGQHRDIAQTAGVSVSEINAVTTESDWQTSGFDATELAVLWLTTELVSTSNVAAPVFAEVLEALGPEATVEILMVIARYAGLALMLNALDVDLDETARLPTLPIDTRG encoded by the coding sequence ATGACTCGCATCCCGTACCGCCGGCCCGAAGACATGACCGAGCGTGCCCGCGAATTGACCACGGAGCGCGGCAATCTCAACGTCTACCGCACGCTGGCGAACGCCGAGAACGTCTACACCGGCTGGATGCTGGCCGGCCGCGGCGCCCTGACCAGTCCGGTACTGACCAGGCGGCTGCGCGAACTGGTGACCCTGCGCACCGCCTTCCTGATGGACAGTGCCTACGAGCTCGGCCAGCACCGCGACATCGCGCAAACCGCCGGTGTCAGCGTGTCCGAGATCAATGCCGTCACCACCGAGTCCGATTGGCAGACAAGCGGGTTCGACGCCACCGAGCTCGCGGTTTTGTGGCTGACAACCGAGCTTGTCTCCACCAGCAACGTCGCGGCCCCAGTCTTCGCCGAGGTGCTCGAGGCGCTGGGGCCGGAGGCCACCGTGGAGATACTGATGGTCATCGCCCGCTACGCCGGCTTGGCGCTGATGCTCAACGCGCTTGACGTCGACCTCGACGAAACCGCACGGCTGCCGACGCTGCCAATTGACACGCGCGGCTAA